A stretch of DNA from Rhodococcus sp. NBC_00297:
GAGCGCATCGGCCCGCCTCGGGGAGAGCGACGTCGCCAGAATCGACACCGAAGTCGCCGGCGCACTTCGGATCGGCGCGGTCGCCAGCGCGCTGCGAAGGCTCGTCGTGCCTGCGCTGGCGGAGCTGACCTCGGCCTATCCTGAGGTGGCCCCCACCATCGTCGATGGTGAAGCGCACGAGCTCCTGGATTCGCTGGAGCGTCGAGCACTCGACGCGGTGGTGTTCGAATCGTGGGACAACCAGCCGACGAGGCTTCCCTGCGGCGTCCACGCTGCGACTCTGGTGACCGAGAAGACTCACGTCGCGGTGCCCGTGGGTTCGCGGCGCACCGCTGCGGCACTGTCCGAACTGACCACCGGTGCCTGGGCGGTGTGCCCGGCAGGGTCCGCGGCTCACGACGCCCTGCTTCAGCTGTTCCGAGAAGCCGGCCACGAACCGCGGGTGGCGTTCGAGGTATCGGACTACACGACTCAATTGGCACTTGTCGAAGTAGGCCTGGCAGTGGCATTGATACCCGAGACCGCGCGAGACCCAGACGCATCCGTGACGTACCTCGCTGTCGAACCCTCGATCACCCGATCTCTTCGGTTTGCGACGTCCACCGACATCCCTGCTGTCCGCGAGCTTGAACGCTTGCTGACCACGACACTGCGCAGCGACTCCGCGATCTCGCTCCGAGAATCGCAGGCGCCGATCTAGGCTGCCGCCGCGACCGCGCAGTTATCTCAGGAGAACGACATCGGCGGTACTTCGTGCCGCCGAGATATCGATGACACAGAGCCCGATCTCGCTGACAGCGACGAAACGACGCGCATCGTCGCTGGCCCGAGGTGCGCGAGCTTCCCTCGTAATTGCTTCCAGGACCATCCCCTCAGGACCGAGGAAGTGCAGCGACGTCGAACGCCACCCGGCGGTCCGGTGATCAGGTCGGACCCGTCGACGCTGATGGTCTCGACTCGGGTTCTCGATTCACTTGACTAGGTCCGGGCAAGCGCGGCTGCCGACCATGTCGGCGTCGGCCCTGTCCACCCGGCTGGAACAGCTAGATCGCAGGCGACGACACTTCCGCGCGCAGCATATGCCCGGGCGGCCCGGTCGAGTTCTCGTTGAACAGATCGGCGTAGGCCTGCGCTGCGTCGTTGGCGATGGAGATCGCATCGTCCTTGTCCGGGTCCACCACCGTGATGGCCAGGTCTCCGTTCCCCTGCACCGTGATCGTCACTGCGTCGCGGTAGTCCGACGCGGGCCCGCCCCGCGTTCGTGACAAACGATCGGCGACCGGCCCCGCATCCTGCGGTCCGTCGAAGCCGATCATGATGACCGCCGGGCGGGTCCGAGACAACTCCCCGGTAACAGCGGAGTCGTCGCGCTCCAGCCCCACGGTGACCGTCGCTGTCCGCGTGTACGAGATCGACGACGCCCACCCGAAGAATGCACCAGACGCTGCGACCAGGACCAGAGCCGCCAGCGCGAGCGCCAGCTGAACCGACCTGCGGCCGCGCCCTTTCACGCCTCTCAACGGTCACGTCCTGTCACTCGAATACACTGCGGTCGTTGGTCATCGGCCACGGTGCTCAGATGGGGGATGGGTCGATTCTGCGGTTGTGCATCAGGGTGACGATCAGGCTCGGCGCGCCGTTGATCACCAGTATCGCCGACACCGCGAGACCCATTCCCAGCCATGGCTGCGTCGACCAGAGCACGTCGGCGATCCGTAGCGCCGCCCACAGGCTCAGGAGCCATCCGATCGTCTGCAGGCGCCGTACCTTTCGCGCGGGCCGCACCGGGTAGGGGCCGAAGGTCGTCGGCAGCAACCGATCTCGGTTCTCTCTGGACACAGTTCGTGCGGCTACACAGTGCAATACGAGCGCGACCACCATCACGAGCACCGCCACTGTCATCGCCGACCTCCCCTCGTCCTCGGATTCTTTGCGCAGGTGTGCTGTCAGGAGCCTTCGGAACGCCGTCGCTCACATTCGACTCGCCTCTGCTGCTCTGCGCGTGCGCGGCACTGGCGCAGGAACTCGGCGTCCGCCTCCGGGTTCTGAGCGACGGCCCTACCGGGGCGGTGGTCGTACTCAGCGAACCCCGATGCCGATCCCCGGCGTGCGTGGTCGCTACCGCCCCAGATGCCGCCGCCGAGCGGCCGGCCTACCCCCAGCCACAGCAACGACCCCAGCAGCGGGAGGAACAGCACCACCAGTAGCCACACCATCTTCGGCACGTGGCGCACACCGGACTCGTCGGCGGTGATGACGTCGATCAGGCAGAACACCCACAACACCATCACGAGCAGGCCGAGATACGGCATGAACGCCACCACCTTCGATGAGAACGACACCGTACGGTTTCTACTGGTCGGTGGCAGAGTACCGCGCGAACGCGGCGCCGCCAATCCTGTGTGGCCGGCTTCCGCCGCTTCCCATGTCGGCGCACCTGGACGGGAGCGGTCAGGCGCGGCTGGGCGTGACAGCGAGTACTCCGCCGAGCCCGATGAGTGCGGTTCCGGCGACGCGATCGGTGACGGTGCGGGCGCGGGCGCCGCCCATGATCGACCGCAGCCGGTGCACCCCGAGGACGAACACCGCCCACCACACAACGCCGAGTGCGACGTCGAGCAAACCCAGCCCGATGATCTGGGCGGCGACAGCGCCGCCGGGGGTGACGAACTGGGGCAGGATCGCGACGAAGAACAGGGCCGCCTTCGGGTTGAGGACATTGGCGGTGAACGCTCGTCGCCACACCTGAACCAGCCGGGCCGGGGGGCGCGCGGCAGCATCAGGCCCGCCGTCTTCGTCCCGTCCGACCGTGGCCCGCCGGGAGGCGAGCAGTGCGCGCACACCGAGGTACACCAGGTATGCGGCGCCGATCCACTTCAGGACCGAGAACGCGGTCGCGCTCGCCAGTATCACCGCCGCCACACCGACGGCCGCTGCGCTCATGTGCACCAGCAGCCCGCATTGGACCCCGATTGCTGCGATCCACCCAGTTCGGCGGGAGGTGACGGCGGCAGGCATGACCACGAACCAGTCCGGGCCGGGGGTGATGTAGGCGAGGAGGGCGACACCGCAGAACGCGAGCACTGTCTCGATCGGCACGGACACCAGCGAACGCGTCGAGCGCGGGCGCGTCAAGGGGGTCCGCGCGCGGTACGTGCTGGGCGACCGATGTGGCGACGCGAACGTGGCCGGTAGGCGGCTCCGGTTGGGCGGAGGCGTGTTGATGTGCGATGTGGAAGCAGGGCGCTGGATTCGGGGTCCGGGGCATGACTGGCTGGAGGTGGACGGGCTGAGAGCGGCGATCGACTCCCGTGCCGCGATCGAGAAGCAAAGGCATCGCGATGACGGTGATGGACGTCGGTAATGAGAAGGCGTTCGAGCTGATGAAGTGGCGCTTGCAGAAGACGAACGTTCGCGTCCGCATAGTGGGCGAGCCAGTATGCGGGGCGTCGCCGCGGGTTCGTTCGGCGACGACGCATCCCGTGCGGCGTTGGCCAACATCGTCACGACACCCCCACACACGCGTGATCGGGACACAGTCCACCTAGTGGCCGAACGTCACTACTGCATCGACCGGACGCGACCTTGGCGCTTCAAGACTGCAGATACAGAAACACTGGAGGTGCGCCTCGGCTAGCAGTTGACTGGAGCAGTGAGACGACTCCTACCGTGCCACGGCCCTCCGGCCGTGCGCTGACACCGGCGAAACAGTTGTCGTGTCAGCATTCACTGTGCGCCCTCACCCCACGCCCCTGAAGCAGCCGTTCGCGGTCTGGGATATTTCGGAGTGGGTTGTGGTCAGCCAGGAGGCTCGCGGGCTCGACCCCAAGGACTGGGTAGCACTCGAGTCGGATTCGCGACGCGAGGGCCAGTCCAGGTGGTGGCTGTTCAAGCCGATCAAAGCAGCGAGTTACCGTCGGTACGACGATTGGTCGGAGAAGATCGCCTCCGAGCTGGCGAGCGTCATCGGCCTTCCCTCCGCGAGGGTTGAGCTGGCGCAGCGGGGTGCAGAGATCGGGATCATCTCCAAGAACGTCACCCCGGACGGTTCGTCACTTGAATCCGGCGACACCCTCCTCTCTGAATTCGCCGGCTATCAGTCATGTGCTGGCGACGATCGTCCCAAGAACCGCGTCGGTCACAACCTCGACAACATCGAGCGACTCCTCGACGATGTCGGTCCGTCCGGTGCAGCTACGGCGACGATGAGCGGTTTCGATCAGTTCGCCGGATACCTTCTCTTCGACGCGTGGATCGCGAACACGGACCGACACGCCATCAACTGGGGTGTGATCACGCGCAACGCGGACGGTCACCGGTCACCGGTCACTGGCCGAATCGTTCGACCACGGCAGCGCGCTGGTCTCCGGACTGCAGGACAAACACATGCCCACCAAGGATGCGACCGTGTTCGCCGCCGGCGGTTTCGCGGATCGCTTCGAAGACGGACGACGACTGACACTCGTCGATCTCGCGATATCCGCGGTCCATCGCGCCGGACCGCAGGCCCAGACCTGGATCGAGCGGATCGGCGCCGTCGATCAGGAGACCATCGAATCGATCCTGCTCTCCGTACCGGAAATGTCAGAGCTCCGACGTAGCTTCATCAGTACGCTGTTGGGGACGAACCGGAGGAGGTTGACAGCATGACCATCGAAGCCGTCGACCGCGCTCCCGATGCCGCGCCCCCCGCTCTGAGCAGGCTGCTCGTCACCCTCAGAGATCCACAGACTCGCCAGTACGTTCCCACTGGTTTCCTGCAGCAGGCGTCTGATCATTACAGCTTCGCCTACCTACGCTCCGCCCTGGAGCGGCCCGACTTCAGGCCACTCCCTGGCTTGGCGCACGCCCGTGACGGAATGATGCGTGCCGCATCCATCTTTCCCGTTTTCGCCGAGCGGGTCGTCTCGTCTCGTCGTCCGGACCGCGCGGCGTCGATGACTGCCCTCGGACTACCCGTGGGCGCCGCACCGTTCGAGGTACTCGCGCGATCTCATGGTCAGCGGGTCGGCGACACCATAGAGCTTCTACCCGCACCGGTGAGTGGGCCCGGCGACTTCGTGTCGTTCCCGTTCCTCACCCATGGAGTCCGGCACCTCGAACAGCAGGAACAAGACCGCATCGCAGAACTGCGAACCGGCGATGAACTCCGACTGGTCCGCGACACCGAAAACCTGGTCAACCCGCAGGCCTTCCTCGTCGCCGACCACGGCGACACCCGGTTGGGTTGGGTCCCTGATCCGATCATCAGTGTGGTGGAGGCCCTCACCGATCACCGGTTGATCGTCGAACGCGCGAACGGACCCGAGGTCGGCTTCCACTTCCGGCTTCTGGTCACGATCTCCGGCACTGCGCCGCTGGATCGTGGTCTCTTCACCGGCCCGGAATGGGACACCCGGTAGCAGCGATCGAGTGAGCCGGTTCACCTGACTTACCTGGCGCCAATGCTTTACCGACAGCAATCGATTCTCTACGCGGACCACCTGACACTCCACGGGCCACTCACGACTTATTCATGACTTTTATTCTGGTCGCACCTGCACCGTGGTGGTCCCGTGTGATCATGTGACTCTTAATCCGCGCTGGTCAGGTGGACTTTTGTGGTCCCAACGGGATTCCTGGGTTTAGCCGGGCATAGTCACTGGGTCCGGGGTTCGAGTCCCTGTGGGCGCACCACAAAGAGCCCCTGATCAGCAGTTATGCTGATCAGGGGCTCTTCTGGTTCCGGTGCCACTCACTACTTATGCATGACTGCAACTCGAAACTCGAGGTTTCGGGTCTTCTCCTCGGCAATATCGAACGACGCATTGTGCCTGCTCAGGCGGCTGCAAAGTTGTCTGTACCGGGTCCAATGACCTGCGGTGCAGGCTGCTCGCGCCCACTGCGACGCCTGGGGTGCCACCGTCCGCTACAGAGAGTTCGGACGGCGACATCGTCCCCCGGGCGGAGTGGGGGTTGCTGTGCATCGTGGGAGCGCCCCTGCCGTACATCTACACCGTCGAACTCCGATCTCCGACTCGACCGGGGGCGACGAGCTCATCACCGCACTGTGGACCACCACCGAATGTTGCACGCCGATTAGGGTGGGCACGTCGGCGTCCCCGAATACGCCAGCGACGAGGCGGACCGATTCTTCACCCGGCACCTGAGACAAGGCCGGCCCTACCGGTCGAGGGATCGGCGACTGTGAATCGAATATTTTCCGGGCGGGGCATAATGCAATCTCGCGTCAGAGCCCGCCGTCCGAACTTGGACGGCGGGCGAAGATCCACGAAATCTACGTCGGCTGGGAATCGAGGTCGAACGCGCCCGAGCAATTCCGCAGAGCCGGCCGCAGGTCCGCTAGCTCGTCATGATCGAGCCCACGGTCAGAGATCGGCCACCAGCGGAGCGACCTCCGTTCCCAGCAGCTCGATGCCGCGGAGCAGATCACTGTGAGCCAAGAGGGGATTGGTCATCTGCAGAGACAACCGATCCACACCGCCGAGCTGTTCGCCCACTCGCGCGATCTTGTCGGCCACCGTCTGCGGGTCACCCATGAAAAAGGCACCATTCGGTCCGGACGTCGCATCGAACTGCGCTCGGGTCGGTCGCGCGAATCCTCGCTCCCGCGAGATCTTCGTGAACATCTCGTTCCACCCGGGGTAGATGGTGTCCGCCGCCGCCTGCGTGCTCTCCGCGACGAACCCGAACACGTGCAGGCCCACCTTCAACTTCTCCGGCGCATGACCTGCCTGCGCACCCGCGCGGCGGTACAGATCGACGAGCGGCGCGAACTGGCGCGGCTCACCGCCGATGATCGCGATCATCAGCGGCAACCCCAACAGACCTGCGCGAGCGAATGATTCGGGACTGCCGCCGACACCCACCCAGATCGGCAGAGGATCCTGCACGGGACGCGGATAGATGCTCTGCCGCGTCAGCGCCGGCCGGTGCTTGCCCGACCACGTCACCTCGACGTTGTCCCGGATCTGCAGTAGCAGCTCGAGCTTCTCGATGAACAGCGAGTCGTAGTCGGCCAGGTCCAGACCGAACAGGGGGAACGACTCGGTGAACGAGCCGCGGCCCACGACCAGATCCGTCCGCCCCTTCGAGATCAGATCCAGGGTGGCGAATTCCTGGAAGACTCGCACCGGATCGTCCGCACTGAGTACCTTGACCGCACTGCCCAGCCGGATCCTTTCCGTGCGAGCTGCCGCGGCCGCCAGGATGATCGACGGAGCGGAATCGTAGTACTCGCTGCGGTGGTGCTCGCCGATCCCGAACGAGTAGAGACCCACCCGGTCGGCGAGGGTGATCTCCTCGAGCAGATGCTCCATCCGCTCGGCAGCGCCGATCACGCGGCCGTCGGTCGGGTCGGTTACGGAGGACACGAAGCTGTCCACACCTACATGCATTGCTGAGCCTCTCGGTCGGGGCCACGACATCGACCCTGGTTTAGTTTACAAGTCAACCATCTCGACCGAGAAAGTGTTCCCAAGGTTACCCACCTCTCCGCGCCCCTGATCAGCACGGCTGCTGATCAGGGGTCCTTTGTGGTGCGCCCACAGGGACTCGAACCCCGGACCTTTACTGACACTCGACGGCTATGCCGCCCCGCAACCTGGCACGCGGGGCGGCAACTGGGACAAGAACACAACCCAGCTCGACGAGCACCGCCTCGCGCAGTACAGCCAGACACAGCTACCTCGACCGAGCCGGGAGAAACACTCCATCACCGAGCCTCTCAGCTTCAAGGTCGTGGTATCGAGACGGCGGCGATACGCCGCAGCGACGGATGGACCGTGTACAGCCCTTCTCGGGCTGAGCGCACTGATCGGTCGGTTCCCCGAGCAACGCCACAGCGAAAGACAAGTGTTCTACGCCCGCTGCGCCAGTTGATGTTCACCTCCCACGCAGCCGCTGCACCGCTGGAAGGTCAGGCCAGATCAGGCGGTGGCGTGGTGGGACGGCCGGCAGCAGTGTCGCGAAGCCACTGCGGTACCTCTCGTCCGCTTCGCTCGCGGATGGCGATGGAGGCGCGGGCAGCGGCAGCAGCCACCCTGGGCCGCTCGGCCGGTCGGTCACTGCGTTCCTCGGTGGCGGTCATCGGGGGTCCTCCTGCTGCTCGCTCTGGCTGTCAGTGTCCTCGGTTTCGGTCGGCGGCACCAGCGCCCGCCGTGCCGCTGCACGGTCGGTGACAGCGACCAGAACGTCTTCCTCGGTCCTGGTGGTCAGCGCCGAGTCGGTGACCGTGGCGTAGATGTCCCAGCCGAGTTCGGCCTCGTCGCCGTTGTCACTGGTGTGCGTTCGAGGCACCATGTGATGCGTTGCCAGGCCTGGGCGCGCTTGTCTGCGACAGTGCGTTGTCGGTCGGTGAGAGGAACGCCGACGACGGCGAGGACCAATAGACGAGATGTGGTACGTCGTCTCCATGCACGTCGCTGGGGTCCGGTCGTACCCGAGGGTGTCGGCGTGGTCATGGTGGCGTCCTGTATTCACTCGGCCGCGGCCCGAATGACTTTGCTCGCAGTGCGTTTGGGTGGTCTTGCTGTTCCGTCTGTGGGCGATCGCCTTGATGATCGGAGCTGAGCTGCGAGTGATCGGCACACCGGGATGCCGGACGGCGGTTCGCCGTCCAGGGTCTGTTGTATTCGCGAGGAAAGTAGGGTTCGCGCCGCGGCTCCGTCGTGGCTCACTGCGCTGCACTCGATCGTGTCATGGTGCTCGCCACAGGGAGTCTCGATCGATGCTGTCGGGTGAGCAGTGGCCGGCGAGTGCCATGACGAGGTCGAATTCGGCAACGATATTGGCGACGACGTCGGCGGCACCGGCGGCACCGGCCAGAGCGAGTCCGTACATGTGCGGTCTGCCGATGCACACGGCGTCGGCGCCCAGGGCGAGTGCCTTGAACACATCCGACCCTGATCGGATTCCGGAGTCGAACAACACCCTCACGCGTCCGTCGACTGCGTCGACGACCCCCGGCAAAGCGTCAGCGGCTCCGATCGCTCCGTCGATCTGTCGTCCCCCGTGGTTGGACACCATGATTCCGGCGACGCCGAGATCGACGGCGCGTCGGGCGTCGTCGGGATGCAGAACGCCTTTCAAGACGATCGGCAGGGACGTGCGGTCCTGCAGTCCGGCGATATCGTTCCAGTTCAGGCTTTCTCGCGAGTAGATGTCGGTGAACGTCGTCACCGCGGTGCGCGGCTCGGGCGACAGGAGATTGGCCACGGTGCTGCCCGGTGCGTTCCGTGCGATCGAGAACAGGGTGGACAGCGCGGACAGTGCACTCGACGGGCCCGTGATGGGGAGATTCGGCTTTTCGGCGCCGGCCGCCAGGCGCTCCGCGACGATCGAACGGAACCGAGCATCCGAGGTGTATTGGCTGATGCCGATGCCACGTGAGAACGGTAGCGACCCAAGGTTGAGGTCCTGTGGTCGCCATCCCAGCAGTGTCGTGTCGAGGGTCACCGTGATCGCACTGGCACCGGAGCGCTCGGCCCGCGTGAGCAGGGAATCGACCAGGTCGTCGTCGGTCGACCAGTAGAGCTGGAACCACCGCGGGGACCCGGGCGCGATCCGGTCCATGCCGGCAGCGACCTCCTCCATCGCGACGGACCCCTGGTTGGAGAAGATGTAGGGAAGTCCCAGTGTGGCGGCGGCTTGGCCGATCAACAGATCTGCCTGTCGATGCACTGCGCCCCCGGCTCCGACCGGAGCGAACAACACGGGTGCCGGAAGCGTGAGGCCGAGGAGTTCGCTTTCGGTGGTTCTCGCAGACACGTCCCGAAGGACCCGAGGCACGATGTTCCACCGGTCGAGAGCGCGGCGGTTGTTGTCCATCGTGGTGCCGGAGCCGGCCCCACCCGCAATGTAGGCACGCGCTCGGTCGGACATCTTCGTGAGTGCACGCCGTTCCAATCCCGGGAAATCCGTGGGAACAGTCGGTGTTCGTCCGGCCACCCCCGCTGTGTAGATGTGGTTTTGGCGTTCGCGTCCGGTGGAGAGTGGCATGTGCGGATCCGTTCCCGAGTCGTGGCCCACTTGGTCGGCATTGCCGTCGACCGATCGATGGTGCGTCGGCATGGCGGGGACGGTACACGAGCTCGGATTAGCGAGGAATGCGCAGCTCAAGGGTGTGCAGCGGCACAAATTCGGTGAGGTCTCCGTGTGCGCGGTTGCCCTTGCGTCCTCGTCCGCTCGTCGTTCACCTACAAGGTTGTGCGCCGTCTCGTCATGAAAGCCGTTGCCCGTGCGACCGGGGTAACTGACAGCAATGATTCCCGACTGCTATTGCGGTCTCATCGGAACCGTGATGGTCCCACATGGTCATGTGACTCTTGATCCACGCTACTGAGGTGGGATTCATGGTCCCACTGGATTACCGAGTTCGGCCGGGGACAGTCACTGGGTCCGGGGTTCGAGTCCCTTCTGGTTCAGATGCTACTCACTACTATTTTCCGAGACCGTGGACCACAGGTCTGACGGCGAGGTGCCGATGTGACGTCGACACGGCGTGCCTGTCCGGTGATGAGTTCGGCAGCGCACCCGAGTCGACACGGCATGACTACACACACGCTCGCCGTTTCCGGCGCCACCATCACCTACGACGTCCATGGTCCACTGACCTCGGATACACCCCTGTTGCTCTTCGGTTCACCGATGGATGCGAGTGGGTTCACCACGCTCCGTACGCATTTCATCGATCGACCGGTCGTGACCTACGACCCACGCAACACCGGCCGCAGCGTCTGTGGCGAACCCACGGCTGCGGTCACGCCGTGGCAGCACGCCGACGATCTGGATGCGTTGATCACAGCGCTGGGGTCCGGACCTGTCGACGTGTTCGCGTCGAGCGGCGGCGCGGTCAACGCCCTCGTCTGCGTCGAACGCCGGCCGGGCGCGATCCGAACTCTCGTCGCCCACGAGCCACCCGCCGGTGGTGCACTCGCTGACCACAACCACATCTCGGCTGCCTGCACGCACATGGTGGAGTCCTACGACGCGGCGGGGACGGGGCCGGCGATGGCCGAGTTCATCCGCCTGGTGATGCACCGCGGTCCTGTCGACGACGCGTACCTCGCAGGGCCGGCGCCGGACCCGGCGCAGTTCGGACTCCCGACCGAGGACGACGGTTCTCGTACCGATCCGCTGATGTCGAACATGCGTGGACTGGGCGTCGATTACGTGCCCGACGTGGAGCGTCTGACGGCAGCATCGACTCGCATCGTCATCGCGGTAGGCGAAGAGTCCGGTGGGCCTGAGGACGGCGAGATGGCCGGTCGTGCAGCGTATGCGGTGGCCCGTCTGTTGGGCCAGGACGCTGTCGTCTTCCCCGGCGGACACCAGGGGTTTCTCGGTGGTGAGTACGGTCAGACGGGCCGGCCCATCGAGTTTGCCGCAGCGCTCCGGACGTGGTTGGACTGTGCTGGATGAGGCGTGCCCGAGTCTGGGTGCGGCAGCAACGGCAACTGCAGCACAGTCGGATTCTCGCAGCGAAAAGCACGCGAAGTGACCCGGCAGTCGGAGAACCTGCGCACGAGGTTCGCGCTCATTGCCGAGTGATCGTTACTGCTGCGAACAATATCGTCGAAACGTTGACTCGGTCCCGATACGACGTCGATTCTGAGTAGATGACAACCACCAACGAATCGGAGCATCTCGCGGCGGTGCAGGACCGGCTCACCGCCGCCCTGCCCGGGGTGAGCCGACACGACATCGAACAGACCGTGGCGGCCGAGTATGCCCGCTTCGAGGGACGCTCGGTGCGCGACTTCGTGCCGCTGTTCGTCGAGCGCAACGCACGAGAGGCACTGCGCTCCGTCGCACCGCACTGACACCACCTGTCGCACAGCAGTACACGGCCGCCCAGAACGTGGGCGACCGTGCACGGTGCGGACATTCACCGATCGCATCGCGCTTGCTGCAGCGCGGATCAGATCGGCCCGGGGTGTGTCAGCTGAAGAAGCTGAGTCCGTCGAGGAAGTCGCCGCTGCCGCCGAAGATGTCGGACAGGGCGCCAAGGAAGTCGACGAAGCTTGCAAGGTCGGTGATCATGGGAGCTCCCGTGGTCGAGTGGTGGTGGCAGGAATGCCTGTTTATTGGTACCGAGCACTGGTGAACGAACGGTGGATCATCGGTTGTCCCAATGGGTTGCCGCCGTGAACGGTTCCGATCAGACCGGGGTGATCACCAGCAGCTGAGCCCAGTACGCGGCGGTGTGCTCACCGAGGTAGGGGAGCAGGGTGTCGAAGAGGATGTAGGACATCGGGGGGGGGGCTCCTCGGGTCGGGTCGTGGTGGGGCTGCGCCGAGTGAGGGGTGCCCGCTCCGCGGGTAGCCGGAGTGGCGGTGCGGTGAACAGCGGGTGTCGACTCGGCTCACCGCCGGGTGGGACGGCTCGTCGGCCGTGATGATGGTGCGATGAGCACGAGTCAGGCCGAGGGCCTTCGCGGGATGATCGAGTTCGCGCGTCGGTGGTTGCCCTACGGCGGCGGTCCTGACGAGGAGATCCTCGTGACGTTCGGTGTCCCCGGGTATCAGTTCCACGAGCGGCTCGCTCGTGTCCTCGACAGCGGAGACCCGACGGTGACGCAGGCGTTGTCGGCGCCCGAGATCGCGGCGCTGCGCCTGCAGTGCCGTACCCGCTCGCTGCATCGCCACAACGTCCCCGCCTGGCAGTGATCCACTGGTCCTCGAGACGCCTCGTCAGCTACCGCTGAGTCGTCTTCGACGACACTCACCGCGACTGCGCGAGGTGGGATGCTTCCGGCCATGACCGGTCGACACGTGGGACTCGCGTTGTTTCTGGTGGTGACGGTTGCTCTCGCGTCCTACGGCGTCCTGACCACTCCTGAGCCGAGGTCGGTCGCCGAGATCGGTTCGGCCGATCGCTTCGTCTGCGCGTTGCCACAGGACGTCGGCGGCTATCTCGCGGCCCCGCCGCCGCAGCAGAGCGTCGCTCCCCGTTCGACGCGGGGCACGGTGCCCGAGGGGTTCGAGCCGGTGGCAGCCGTGGTGTGCGACATCGGTATCGGAGACCACGTCGAGGCCGACGGGACCGTGACCTACGTCGAACGCCGCTACGCCGGGGACTTCGGCAGCGCTGTGCGGGAGCTGAACGGGCCGCCCACCCGTCGCTCGATCTTCGACGCCGAATGTCTGGCGTCCGTGCTCGCTGCGGCGCCGGTCGACATGTGGCTCGTCGACGTGGACGGCCGCGCCGTACAACCGTCGTACCCGCGTGGTGACTGCGGCCTGGACAACACCCTGGGGCTCGCCGAGATTCTCGAGCTCCCGGAGGTAGAGGCCACCGAACACCGCGTCCGCCTCGATGCTGCCGGGATCACCTACTTCTACTCGTGCTCGCCGATCGTCTCGACACCGGT
This window harbors:
- a CDS encoding LysR family transcriptional regulator, encoding MLSWDRMRVFSAVAEHGSVSRAAASLHLTGPGVSQHIRRLEREVGATLVERNGRTIRLTPAGRALAAHAAAMSASARLGESDVARIDTEVAGALRIGAVASALRRLVVPALAELTSAYPEVAPTIVDGEAHELLDSLERRALDAVVFESWDNQPTRLPCGVHAATLVTEKTHVAVPVGSRRTAAALSELTTGAWAVCPAGSAAHDALLQLFREAGHEPRVAFEVSDYTTQLALVEVGLAVALIPETARDPDASVTYLAVEPSITRSLRFATSTDIPAVRELERLLTTTLRSDSAISLRESQAPI
- a CDS encoding PLDc N-terminal domain-containing protein, with the translated sequence MPYLGLLVMVLWVFCLIDVITADESGVRHVPKMVWLLVVLFLPLLGSLLWLGVGRPLGGGIWGGSDHARRGSASGFAEYDHRPGRAVAQNPEADAEFLRQCRARAEQQRRVECERRRSEGS
- a CDS encoding LysE family translocator; the protein is MPIETVLAFCGVALLAYITPGPDWFVVMPAAVTSRRTGWIAAIGVQCGLLVHMSAAAVGVAAVILASATAFSVLKWIGAAYLVYLGVRALLASRRATVGRDEDGGPDAAARPPARLVQVWRRAFTANVLNPKAALFFVAILPQFVTPGGAVAAQIIGLGLLDVALGVVWWAVFVLGVHRLRSIMGGARARTVTDRVAGTALIGLGGVLAVTPSRA
- a CDS encoding LLM class flavin-dependent oxidoreductase, which produces MHVGVDSFVSSVTDPTDGRVIGAAERMEHLLEEITLADRVGLYSFGIGEHHRSEYYDSAPSIILAAAAARTERIRLGSAVKVLSADDPVRVFQEFATLDLISKGRTDLVVGRGSFTESFPLFGLDLADYDSLFIEKLELLLQIRDNVEVTWSGKHRPALTRQSIYPRPVQDPLPIWVGVGGSPESFARAGLLGLPLMIAIIGGEPRQFAPLVDLYRRAGAQAGHAPEKLKVGLHVFGFVAESTQAAADTIYPGWNEMFTKISRERGFARPTRAQFDATSGPNGAFFMGDPQTVADKIARVGEQLGGVDRLSLQMTNPLLAHSDLLRGIELLGTEVAPLVADL
- a CDS encoding alpha-hydroxy-acid oxidizing protein; the encoded protein is MPLSTGRERQNHIYTAGVAGRTPTVPTDFPGLERRALTKMSDRARAYIAGGAGSGTTMDNNRRALDRWNIVPRVLRDVSARTTESELLGLTLPAPVLFAPVGAGGAVHRQADLLIGQAAATLGLPYIFSNQGSVAMEEVAAGMDRIAPGSPRWFQLYWSTDDDLVDSLLTRAERSGASAITVTLDTTLLGWRPQDLNLGSLPFSRGIGISQYTSDARFRSIVAERLAAGAEKPNLPITGPSSALSALSTLFSIARNAPGSTVANLLSPEPRTAVTTFTDIYSRESLNWNDIAGLQDRTSLPIVLKGVLHPDDARRAVDLGVAGIMVSNHGGRQIDGAIGAADALPGVVDAVDGRVRVLFDSGIRSGSDVFKALALGADAVCIGRPHMYGLALAGAAGAADVVANIVAEFDLVMALAGHCSPDSIDRDSLWRAP
- a CDS encoding alpha/beta fold hydrolase — encoded protein: MTTHTLAVSGATITYDVHGPLTSDTPLLLFGSPMDASGFTTLRTHFIDRPVVTYDPRNTGRSVCGEPTAAVTPWQHADDLDALITALGSGPVDVFASSGGAVNALVCVERRPGAIRTLVAHEPPAGGALADHNHISAACTHMVESYDAAGTGPAMAEFIRLVMHRGPVDDAYLAGPAPDPAQFGLPTEDDGSRTDPLMSNMRGLGVDYVPDVERLTAASTRIVIAVGEESGGPEDGEMAGRAAYAVARLLGQDAVVFPGGHQGFLGGEYGQTGRPIEFAAALRTWLDCAG
- a CDS encoding three-helix bundle dimerization domain-containing protein, which codes for MTTTNESEHLAAVQDRLTAALPGVSRHDIEQTVAAEYARFEGRSVRDFVPLFVERNAREALRSVAPH